The Mya arenaria isolate MELC-2E11 chromosome 16, ASM2691426v1 genome includes a window with the following:
- the LOC128222595 gene encoding uncharacterized protein LOC128222595 isoform X3: protein MVIIEVSKMEVLYDIPCRRKEQIIGVGKSDQFPARLVDDIENEQSSETPNEETIKKGTEADDGFRKRKHVRSEHSSNYPIQSRHGDRWHALIVILLIHSTLSPASGQVIDRKTGIVNNVTGCLVEVDVKSEVNLRWTTLETNPLMDAIIDGKLIANYDLRHRDYHLYNNNDSNLYAPFMFENKTCQLTIKKVERHVRKVMFIGSDIDSFEVSGKRAAICRDFSSGWIYLKATVNTTNMNSSETSPHKANLEIMIFVIVGSILFVSPFVAAAIQRGLNRKRTAGVNGDDNHPRENDRCLPDGPIDAAPAGVNGDDNPPRENDRCLPDGPIDAAPAGVNGDGNPPRENDRCLPDGPIDETRQRKVACLVQIFEKNDTESCPENECSG, encoded by the exons ATTCCGTGTAGAAGGAAAGAACAGATTATTGGTGTTGGAAAATCAGATCAATTTCCGGCAAGGCTTGTAGAcgatattgaaaatgaacaaagcTCAGAAACGCCAAATGAGGAGACTATCAAAAAAGGAACGGAAGCAGATGACGGTTTCCGCAAACGAAAACATGTTAGAAGTGAGCATTCGTCCAATTATCCAATTCAGTCGAGGCATGGAGACAGGTGGCATGCCTTAATTGTGATCCTTTTGATTCACTCTACACTGTCACCAGCTTCAG GTCAAGTCATCGACAGAAAAACTGGGATTGTAAATAATGTTACTGGCTGTCTCGTGGAAGTTGACGTGAAAAGCGAAGTTAACCTTAGATGGACAACACTAGAAACCAATCCGCTCATGGATGCTATTATCGATGGCAAACTAATTGCCAACTATGATTTACGTCACCGTGATTACCATCtttacaacaacaatgattctAACTTGTATGCGccatttatgtttgaaaataaaacttgtcaaCTTACAATAAAGAAAGTAGAGAGGCATGTCCgtaaagttatgtttattgGTTCTGACATTGATAGTTTCGAGGTCAGTGGCAAACGAGCAGCAATCTGCAGGGATTTCAGTTCAGGATGGATATACCTTAAAG CAACTGTAAACACCACCAACATGAACAGCAGTGAAACAAGTCCCCATAAAGCAAACTTGGAAATTATGATATTCGTAATAGTAGGATCGATTCTTTTTGTGTCGCCTTTTGTTGCTGCTGCCATACAACGTGGTTTaaacagaaaaaggacag CTGGTGTCAATGGCGATGACAATCATCCCAGAGAGAATGATAGATGTCTACCAGACGGACCAATTGATG CTGCTCCAGCTGGTGTCAATGGCGATGACAATCCTCCCAGAGAGAATGATAGATGTCTACCAGACGGACCAATTGATG CTGCTCCAGCTGGTGTCAATGGCGATGGCAATCCTCCCAGAGAGAATGATAGATGTCTACCAGACGGACCAATTGATG aaacAAGACAAAGAAAAGTTGCCTGTCTAGTACAAATATTTGAGAAGAATGATACTGAATCATGTCCAGAAAATGAATGCAGCGGTTAA
- the LOC128222595 gene encoding uncharacterized protein LOC128222595 isoform X1 codes for MVIIEVSKMEVLYDIPCRRKEQIIGVGKSDQFPARLVDDIENEQSSETPNEETIKKGTEADDGFRKRKHVRSEHSSNYPIQSRHGDRWHALIVILLIHSTLSPASGQVIDRKTGIVNNVTGCLVEVDVKSEVNLRWTTLETNPLMDAIIDGKLIANYDLRHRDYHLYNNNDSNLYAPFMFENKTCQLTIKKVERHVRKVMFIGSDIDSFEVSGKRAAICRDFSSGWIYLKATVNTTNMNSSETSPHKANLEIMIFVIVGSILFVSPFVAAAIQRGLNRKRTAGVNGDDNHPRENDRCLPDGPIDAAPAGVNGDDNPPRENDRCLPDGTIDAAPAGINGDDNHPRENDRCLPDGPIDAAPAGVNGDDNPPRENDRCLPDGPIDAAPAGVNGDDNPPRENDICLPDGPIDETRQRKVACLVQIFEKNDTESCPENECSG; via the exons ATTCCGTGTAGAAGGAAAGAACAGATTATTGGTGTTGGAAAATCAGATCAATTTCCGGCAAGGCTTGTAGAcgatattgaaaatgaacaaagcTCAGAAACGCCAAATGAGGAGACTATCAAAAAAGGAACGGAAGCAGATGACGGTTTCCGCAAACGAAAACATGTTAGAAGTGAGCATTCGTCCAATTATCCAATTCAGTCGAGGCATGGAGACAGGTGGCATGCCTTAATTGTGATCCTTTTGATTCACTCTACACTGTCACCAGCTTCAG GTCAAGTCATCGACAGAAAAACTGGGATTGTAAATAATGTTACTGGCTGTCTCGTGGAAGTTGACGTGAAAAGCGAAGTTAACCTTAGATGGACAACACTAGAAACCAATCCGCTCATGGATGCTATTATCGATGGCAAACTAATTGCCAACTATGATTTACGTCACCGTGATTACCATCtttacaacaacaatgattctAACTTGTATGCGccatttatgtttgaaaataaaacttgtcaaCTTACAATAAAGAAAGTAGAGAGGCATGTCCgtaaagttatgtttattgGTTCTGACATTGATAGTTTCGAGGTCAGTGGCAAACGAGCAGCAATCTGCAGGGATTTCAGTTCAGGATGGATATACCTTAAAG CAACTGTAAACACCACCAACATGAACAGCAGTGAAACAAGTCCCCATAAAGCAAACTTGGAAATTATGATATTCGTAATAGTAGGATCGATTCTTTTTGTGTCGCCTTTTGTTGCTGCTGCCATACAACGTGGTTTaaacagaaaaaggacag CTGGTGTCAATGGCGATGACAATCATCCCAGAGAGAATGATAGATGTCTACCAGACGGACCAATTGATG CTGCTCCAGCTGGTGTCAATGGCGATGACAATCCTCCCAGAGAGAATGATAGATGTCTACCAGACGGAACAATTGATG CTGCTCCAGCTGGTATCAATGGCGATGACAATCATCCCAGAGAGAATGATAGATGTCTACCAGACGGACCAATTGATG CTGCTCCAGCTGGTGTCAATGGCGATGACAATCCTCCCAGAGAGAATGATAGATGTCTACCAGACGGACCAATTGATG CTGCTCCAGCTGGTGTCAATGGCGATGACAATCCTCCCAGAGAGAATGATATATGTCTACCAGACGGACCAATTGATG aaacAAGACAAAGAAAAGTTGCCTGTCTAGTACAAATATTTGAGAAGAATGATACTGAATCATGTCCAGAAAATGAATGCAGCGGTTAA
- the LOC128222595 gene encoding uncharacterized protein LOC128222595 isoform X2 produces MVIIEVSKMEVLYDIPCRRKEQIIGVGKSDQFPARLVDDIENEQSSETPNEETIKKGTEADDGFRKRKHVRSEHSSNYPIQSRHGDRWHALIVILLIHSTLSPASGQVIDRKTGIVNNVTGCLVEVDVKSEVNLRWTTLETNPLMDAIIDGKLIANYDLRHRDYHLYNNNDSNLYAPFMFENKTCQLTIKKVERHVRKVMFIGSDIDSFEVSGKRAAICRDFSSGWIYLKATVNTTNMNSSETSPHKANLEIMIFVIVGSILFVSPFVAAAIQRGLNRKRTAGVNGDDNHPRENDRCLPDGPIDAAPAGVNGDDNPPRENDRCLPDGTIDAAPAGINGDDNHPRENDRCLPDGPIDAAPAGVNGDDNPPRENDICLPDGPIDETRQRKVACLVQIFEKNDTESCPENECSG; encoded by the exons ATTCCGTGTAGAAGGAAAGAACAGATTATTGGTGTTGGAAAATCAGATCAATTTCCGGCAAGGCTTGTAGAcgatattgaaaatgaacaaagcTCAGAAACGCCAAATGAGGAGACTATCAAAAAAGGAACGGAAGCAGATGACGGTTTCCGCAAACGAAAACATGTTAGAAGTGAGCATTCGTCCAATTATCCAATTCAGTCGAGGCATGGAGACAGGTGGCATGCCTTAATTGTGATCCTTTTGATTCACTCTACACTGTCACCAGCTTCAG GTCAAGTCATCGACAGAAAAACTGGGATTGTAAATAATGTTACTGGCTGTCTCGTGGAAGTTGACGTGAAAAGCGAAGTTAACCTTAGATGGACAACACTAGAAACCAATCCGCTCATGGATGCTATTATCGATGGCAAACTAATTGCCAACTATGATTTACGTCACCGTGATTACCATCtttacaacaacaatgattctAACTTGTATGCGccatttatgtttgaaaataaaacttgtcaaCTTACAATAAAGAAAGTAGAGAGGCATGTCCgtaaagttatgtttattgGTTCTGACATTGATAGTTTCGAGGTCAGTGGCAAACGAGCAGCAATCTGCAGGGATTTCAGTTCAGGATGGATATACCTTAAAG CAACTGTAAACACCACCAACATGAACAGCAGTGAAACAAGTCCCCATAAAGCAAACTTGGAAATTATGATATTCGTAATAGTAGGATCGATTCTTTTTGTGTCGCCTTTTGTTGCTGCTGCCATACAACGTGGTTTaaacagaaaaaggacag CTGGTGTCAATGGCGATGACAATCATCCCAGAGAGAATGATAGATGTCTACCAGACGGACCAATTGATG CTGCTCCAGCTGGTGTCAATGGCGATGACAATCCTCCCAGAGAGAATGATAGATGTCTACCAGACGGAACAATTGATG CTGCTCCAGCTGGTATCAATGGCGATGACAATCATCCCAGAGAGAATGATAGATGTCTACCAGACGGACCAATTGATG CTGCTCCAGCTGGTGTCAATGGCGATGACAATCCTCCCAGAGAGAATGATATATGTCTACCAGACGGACCAATTGATG aaacAAGACAAAGAAAAGTTGCCTGTCTAGTACAAATATTTGAGAAGAATGATACTGAATCATGTCCAGAAAATGAATGCAGCGGTTAA
- the LOC128222595 gene encoding uncharacterized protein LOC128222595 isoform X5, producing MVIIEVSKMEVLYDIPCRRKEQIIGVGKSDQFPARLVDDIENEQSSETPNEETIKKGTEADDGFRKRKHVRSEHSSNYPIQSRHGDRWHALIVILLIHSTLSPASGQVIDRKTGIVNNVTGCLVEVDVKSEVNLRWTTLETNPLMDAIIDGKLIANYDLRHRDYHLYNNNDSNLYAPFMFENKTCQLTIKKVERHVRKVMFIGSDIDSFEVSGKRAAICRDFSSGWIYLKATVNTTNMNSSETSPHKANLEIMIFVIVGSILFVSPFVAAAIQRGLNRKRTAGVNGDDNHPRENDRCLPDGPIDAAPAGVNGDDNPPRENDICLPDGPIDETRQRKVACLVQIFEKNDTESCPENECSG from the exons ATTCCGTGTAGAAGGAAAGAACAGATTATTGGTGTTGGAAAATCAGATCAATTTCCGGCAAGGCTTGTAGAcgatattgaaaatgaacaaagcTCAGAAACGCCAAATGAGGAGACTATCAAAAAAGGAACGGAAGCAGATGACGGTTTCCGCAAACGAAAACATGTTAGAAGTGAGCATTCGTCCAATTATCCAATTCAGTCGAGGCATGGAGACAGGTGGCATGCCTTAATTGTGATCCTTTTGATTCACTCTACACTGTCACCAGCTTCAG GTCAAGTCATCGACAGAAAAACTGGGATTGTAAATAATGTTACTGGCTGTCTCGTGGAAGTTGACGTGAAAAGCGAAGTTAACCTTAGATGGACAACACTAGAAACCAATCCGCTCATGGATGCTATTATCGATGGCAAACTAATTGCCAACTATGATTTACGTCACCGTGATTACCATCtttacaacaacaatgattctAACTTGTATGCGccatttatgtttgaaaataaaacttgtcaaCTTACAATAAAGAAAGTAGAGAGGCATGTCCgtaaagttatgtttattgGTTCTGACATTGATAGTTTCGAGGTCAGTGGCAAACGAGCAGCAATCTGCAGGGATTTCAGTTCAGGATGGATATACCTTAAAG CAACTGTAAACACCACCAACATGAACAGCAGTGAAACAAGTCCCCATAAAGCAAACTTGGAAATTATGATATTCGTAATAGTAGGATCGATTCTTTTTGTGTCGCCTTTTGTTGCTGCTGCCATACAACGTGGTTTaaacagaaaaaggacag CTGGTGTCAATGGCGATGACAATCATCCCAGAGAGAATGATAGATGTCTACCAGACGGACCAATTGATG CTGCTCCAGCTGGTGTCAATGGCGATGACAATCCTCCCAGAGAGAATGATATATGTCTACCAGACGGACCAATTGATG aaacAAGACAAAGAAAAGTTGCCTGTCTAGTACAAATATTTGAGAAGAATGATACTGAATCATGTCCAGAAAATGAATGCAGCGGTTAA
- the LOC128222595 gene encoding uncharacterized protein LOC128222595 isoform X4: MVIIEVSKMEVLYDIPCRRKEQIIGVGKSDQFPARLVDDIENEQSSETPNEETIKKGTEADDGFRKRKHVRSEHSSNYPIQSRHGDRWHALIVILLIHSTLSPASGQVIDRKTGIVNNVTGCLVEVDVKSEVNLRWTTLETNPLMDAIIDGKLIANYDLRHRDYHLYNNNDSNLYAPFMFENKTCQLTIKKVERHVRKVMFIGSDIDSFEVSGKRAAICRDFSSGWIYLKATVNTTNMNSSETSPHKANLEIMIFVIVGSILFVSPFVAAAIQRGLNRKRTAAPAGVNGDDNPPRENDRCLPDGPIDAAPAGVNGDGNPPRENDRCLPDGPIDETRQRKVACLVQIFEKNDTESCPENECSG, from the exons ATTCCGTGTAGAAGGAAAGAACAGATTATTGGTGTTGGAAAATCAGATCAATTTCCGGCAAGGCTTGTAGAcgatattgaaaatgaacaaagcTCAGAAACGCCAAATGAGGAGACTATCAAAAAAGGAACGGAAGCAGATGACGGTTTCCGCAAACGAAAACATGTTAGAAGTGAGCATTCGTCCAATTATCCAATTCAGTCGAGGCATGGAGACAGGTGGCATGCCTTAATTGTGATCCTTTTGATTCACTCTACACTGTCACCAGCTTCAG GTCAAGTCATCGACAGAAAAACTGGGATTGTAAATAATGTTACTGGCTGTCTCGTGGAAGTTGACGTGAAAAGCGAAGTTAACCTTAGATGGACAACACTAGAAACCAATCCGCTCATGGATGCTATTATCGATGGCAAACTAATTGCCAACTATGATTTACGTCACCGTGATTACCATCtttacaacaacaatgattctAACTTGTATGCGccatttatgtttgaaaataaaacttgtcaaCTTACAATAAAGAAAGTAGAGAGGCATGTCCgtaaagttatgtttattgGTTCTGACATTGATAGTTTCGAGGTCAGTGGCAAACGAGCAGCAATCTGCAGGGATTTCAGTTCAGGATGGATATACCTTAAAG CAACTGTAAACACCACCAACATGAACAGCAGTGAAACAAGTCCCCATAAAGCAAACTTGGAAATTATGATATTCGTAATAGTAGGATCGATTCTTTTTGTGTCGCCTTTTGTTGCTGCTGCCATACAACGTGGTTTaaacagaaaaaggacag CTGCTCCAGCTGGTGTCAATGGCGATGACAATCCTCCCAGAGAGAATGATAGATGTCTACCAGACGGACCAATTGATG CTGCTCCAGCTGGTGTCAATGGCGATGGCAATCCTCCCAGAGAGAATGATAGATGTCTACCAGACGGACCAATTGATG aaacAAGACAAAGAAAAGTTGCCTGTCTAGTACAAATATTTGAGAAGAATGATACTGAATCATGTCCAGAAAATGAATGCAGCGGTTAA
- the LOC128221774 gene encoding sex-determining region Y protein-like produces MQLNDYMECEQAKNATSRISVRGQRISHDHDESTQRISRDHDESKQRVSHDHDESQQRVSHDHDESQQRISHDHDESKQRVSHDHDESKQKKSNDHDESKQRVSHDHDESKQRVSHDNDESKQRISHDNDESKQRISRDNDDSKQNISIDHEERKQRISHDHDENKQRISHDHDESKQRISHDHNESKRGYLITTMKRVSHDHDESKQRVSHDNDESKQRVSHNNDESKQRISHDNDESNQRISLDHDESKQRISHDRDESKQRISHDHDESKQRISLDHDETKQQRKIE; encoded by the exons atgcagcTAAATGACTACATGGAATGTGAGCAGGCTAAAAACGCCACTTCACGCATCTCAGTACGAGGCCAA AGGATATCTCATGACCACGATGAAAGTACACAGAGGATATCTCGTGACCATGATGAAAGTAAACAGAGGGTATCTCACGACCACGATGAAAGTCAACAGAGGGTATCTCATGACCACGATGAAAGTCAACAGAGGATATCTCATGACCACGATGAAAGTAAACAGAGGGTATCTCATGACCACGATGAAAGTAAACAGAAAAAATCAAATGACCATGATGAAAGTAAACAGAGAGTATCTCATGACCATGATGAAAGTAAACAGAGGGTATCTCATGACAATGATGAAAGTAAACAGAGGATATCTCATGACAATGATGAAAGTAAACAGAGGATATCTCGTGACAATGATGACAGTAAACAGAATATATCTATTGACCATGAAGAACGTAAACAGAGGATATCTCATGAccatgatgaaaataaacagAGGATATCTCATGACCATGATGAAAGTAAACAGAGGATATCTCATGACCATAATGAAAGTAAAAGAGGATATCTTATAACCACGATGAAA AGGGTATCTCATGACCACGATGAAAGTAAACAGAGGGTATCTCATGACAATGATGAAAGTAAACAGAGGGTATCTCATAACAATGATGAAAGTAAACAGAGGATATCTCATGACAATGATGAAAGTAACCAGAGAATATCGCTTGACCATGATGAAAGCAAACAGAGAATATCTCATGACCGTGATGAAAGCAAACAGAGGATATCTCATGACCATGATGAAAGCAAACAGAGGATATCGCTTGACCATGATGAAACTAAACAACAGCGTAAAATAgaatga
- the LOC128222623 gene encoding uncharacterized protein LOC128222623, with the protein MVIIEVSKMEILYDIPCRRQENIIGVGKADNGFRTRKRVRSDHLPRNPIQSRHGDRWYALTVVLLIYSTLSTASGQVIDRKAGIVNNVTGCLVEVNQKSEVNLRWTTQENNQLMDALVDGKLIANYDLHLGDYQLYNNNDSNVYAPFMFENKTCQLTIKKVERHILKILITGTDIDNFEVSGKRAAICRDFNSGWIYLKVTVNTTNTNEISPHKANLEIIIGATVGSALLVTLIVAAVILFIRRRTATRSGGVNGDGTSSRDHEQFLSDRTTNETRQGNVAFLRQKYEKNDTKSCLEDESSG; encoded by the exons ATGGTGATCATCGAAGTTTCGAAAATGGAAATTTTATACGAT ATTCCGTGTAGAAGGCAAGAAAATATTATTGGTGTTGGAAAAGCAGATAACGGTTTCCGCACACGAAAACGCGTTAGAAGTGATCATTTACCCCGAAATCCAATTCAGTCGAGGCATGGAGACAGGTGGTATGCCTTAACAGTGGTCCTCTTAATTTATTCTACACTGTCCACAGCATCGG GTCAAGTCATCGACAGAAAAGCTGGGATTGTAAATAATGTTACTGGCTGTCTCGTGGAAGTTAACCAGAAAAGTGAAGTTAACCTTAGATGGACAACACAAGAAAACAATCAGCTCATGGATGCTCTTGTCGATGGAAAACTAATTGCCAACTATGATCTACATTTGGGTGATTACCAACtttacaacaacaatgattctAATGTGTATGCACcctttatgtttgaaaataaaacttgccAACTTACAATAAAGAAAGTAGAGAGGCATATTCTTAAAATTCTGATTACTGGTACTGACATTGATAATTTCGAGGTCAGTGGCAAACGAGCAGCAATCTGCAGGGACTTCAATTCAGGATGGATATACCTTAAAG TAACTGtaaacaccaccaacaccaatGAAATAAGTCCCCATAAAGCAAACTTGGAAATTATAATAGGCGCAACAGTAGGATCGGCTCTTCTTGTGACGCTTATTGTTGCTGCTGTCATACTTTTTATCAGAAGGAGGACAG CTACACGTTCCGGTGGAGTCAATGGCGATGGCACTTCTTCCAGAGATCATGAACAATTTCTTTCAGACCGAACAACCAATG aAACAAGACAAGGAAATGTGGCCTTTCTACGACAAAAATATGAGAAGAATGATACTAAATCATGTCTAGAAGATGAAAGCAGCGGTTAA